Proteins found in one Venturia canescens isolate UGA chromosome 6, ASM1945775v1, whole genome shotgun sequence genomic segment:
- the LOC122412798 gene encoding uncharacterized protein, translated as MGYSLLILVIFNVTLLPATCRNYRRIRDNNNANLPNSRQDDVNSIRRIFSDDLPRRALVDILQKGQYFQDIFSEHLEPLKIQFGHVCENPHEWEQRFERKDLKNNQHQGKVRWGNKNAEYGEHYWDLNHGQ; from the exons ATGGGATATTCATTACTTATCCTCGTAATCTTCAACGTTACTCTCTTGCCGGCAACGTGTCGTAATTATCGTAGAATAAGAGATAACAACAATGCCAATCTTCCAAACTCTCGTCAAGACGACGTCAACTcgattcgacgaattttcagTGATGATTTACCGCGACGAGCCCTCGTTGATATTCTGCAAAAAGGACAGTACTTTCA AGACATATTCTCTGAACACCTCGAGCccctgaaaattcaatttggaCATGTATGTGAAAATCCTCACGAATGGGAGCAGCGGTTCGAACGGAAGGATCTGAAAAACAATCAACACCAGGGCAAG GTTCGTTGGGGCAATAAAAATGCAGAATATGGTGAACACTACTGGGATCTCAATCACGGTCAATAA
- the LOC122412356 gene encoding uncharacterized protein, producing MDSDIAACEQKLGKEPQIGTSLNQNQNVTMSKNIADRLQSAGTVDSDRLDNYDNYWMNKLACIDESHSVRNNLDIEEVEQKLQSILKYTQSSDVKRDFISEEISEKDRVSTEYNSVQTEVRNLSRGWVVEELGGTYSYLAPSPSSSPEGCTRRQDTSEQRRGESRDSVESRDKHIDSPVVCCCIFLQTSRTNDGRYRGTRAFAVSVSLLKTAASVKECFEMSPGHTLRCSSMVENFVEEVDRLMYDAVRKDPSASYQLSDKKLTYAERFKRDFKF from the exons ATGGACAGTGACATTGCAGCGTGTGAACAAAAATTGGGAAAGGAACCACAGATCGGAACGAGCCTGAACCAAAATCAGAACGTTACGATGAGCAAAAATATCGCAGATCGATTGCAAAGCG CTGGTACGGTGGACAGTGATCGGTTAGATAATTATGACAATTATTGGATGAACAAGCTCGCTTGCATCGACGAATCGCACTCCGTACGTAATAATTTGGATATTGAAGAAGTCGAGCAGAAATTACAAAGCATTCTCAAGTACACGCAGTCTTCTGATGTCAAAAGAGACTTTATTTCTGAAGAGATATCGGAAAAGGACAGAGTGAGTACGGAATATAATTCAGTACAGACAGAAGTACGTAATCTTTCGAGAGGGTGGGTTG TCGAAGAATTAGGCGGTACTTATTcatacctggcgcccagtccaTCCTCATCACCGGAAGGTTGCACGAGAAGACAAGACACGAGTGAGCAGAGAAGGGgcgaatcaagagactcggtagagtctcgggacaagcacattgacagccctgtcgtctgctgttGTATCTTCTTGCAAACATCTCGTACAAATGATGGTAGATATCGAGGCACAAGGGCTTTTGCTGTTTCAGTTTCACTTTTGAAAACTGCTGCGTCG GTAAAGGAGTGCTTCGAAATGTCTCCAGGACATACCCTAAGATGTAGCTCGATGGTCGAGAATTTTGTCGAAGAGGTTGATCGTTTGATGTACGACGCTGTACGAAAAGATCCTTCAGCAAGTTATCAGCTGTCCGACAAAAAGTTAACGTATGCAGAACGATTCAAACGCGATTTCAAATTCTAA
- the fz4 gene encoding frizzled-4, with protein MCWLPVFVVVLVVRSAWLIVEGACEPIRIEMCRGLGYNVTTMPNLVGHEIQGDADFTLQTFGPLIQYGCSAQLHLFLCSVYAPMCTEKVSSPIGPCRGLCEQVRARCYPVLQGFGFPWPAALNCSKFPPENNHQHMCMEGPGEPGPVNPIQAIGGGNGPWGCSLYAKSGRYIFLNRSGRCAPACEADILWSQRDKRLTEAWMVALVTLCLISALAGIFTFLRPRYNQPTIVSTGESAIACVAFCHAAVGIGFVIRLAAGRIAVACTSAVPLHSPDQVAVLAQQQQQQQYLTQDGLGNPYCAVVFLLLYYFGNAASVWWVVLSGWWCIVARKWKRSSRSSNLKEDGGFGLQQGFATVGAVAAWGFPAAHTIAVLVTRDVDADELTGSCLVGQQSTRSLLLLVLGPQLVYLILGTMFILIGATGLLLHRDSDPVMPGLIVNSSQHTNPLVRNRDASKSPADIYKRQKSLVTRIGVFACFYTFVMICLTGTLLYEWWGRDSWLRAPEPSSGPKVPSRPLLPFFIFRLIVSLGGGAVAAAWIWWPKFSDVCKKLTTCNQPPYKCHPHAATLPVLHCYSSPGSTSPTNHHRQQLHHLSHFTNQPQQTSPGSHISHQHPSVKNSQITLPQVSPPPPPPPPLARSLSGRTTPRKKHSRKYRKQYHSGSETQV; from the exons atgtGCTGGCTCCCGGTGTTTGTGGTAGTGTTGGTGGTGAGAAGTGCATGGTTGATTGTCGAAGGTGCCTGCGAACCAATCAGAATAGAGATGTGTCGAGGTCTCGGTTACAACGTTACGACAATGCCCAATTTGGTCGGTCACGAGATCCAAGGAGATGCGGATTTTACTCTCCAGACTTTTGGCCCGCTTATTCAGTACGGATGCAG TGCTCAACTGCACCTGTTCTTGTGCTCGGTTTACGCCCCAATGTGCACCGAAAAGGTGTCTTCACCGATCGGGCCTTGCCGAGGTTTGTGCGAACAAGTGCGAGCTCGTTGTTATCCGGTGCTTCAGGGCTTTGGCTTTCCCTGGCCGGCGGCTTTAAATTGTTCCAAATTTCCACCGGAGAACAATCATCAGCACATGTGTATGGAGGGGCCCGGAGAACCAGGGCCAGTCAATCCGATCCAG GCAATCGGCGGTGGAAATGGACCTTGGGGATGCTCTCTCTATGCGAAATCGGGACGATACATATTTCTCAATCGATCTGGAAGATGCGCCCCGGCCTGTGAGGCGGATATTCTCTGGTCGCAGCGAGATAAACGACTGACCGAGGCTTGGATGGTTGCGCTCGTTACTTTGTGTTTGATATCGGCTCTGGCTGGAATTTTCACTTTCCTCAGGCCCCGATACAATCAGCCAACTATCGTTAGCACCGGAG AAAGCGCGATTGCCTGCGTAGCCTTCTGTCACGCAGCGGTTGGGATCGGCTTCGTGATTCGATTGGCAGCCGGCAGAATCGCTGTCGCGTGCACCTCCGCAGTGCCACTCCACTCTCCAGATCAAGTTGCTGTACTGGcccaacaacaacagcaacagcagtaTCTCACTCAAGACGGTCTCGGAAATCCTTACTGTGCCGTGGTATTTCTTTTGCTCTATTACTTCGGAAACGCCGCCAGTGTTTG GTGGGTCGTGTTGTCCGGCTGGTGGTGCATCGTCGCCCGAAAATGGAAGCGATCCTCGAGAAGTTCGAATCTTAAAGAGGACGGAGGTTTTGGACTTCAGCAAGGATTCGCAACGGTCGGGGCAGTCGCAGCCTGGGGATTTCCTGCGGCTCATACGATCGCTGTTCTCGTAACGAGGGACGTTGACGCGGACGAGTTAACCG GAAGTTGTCTGGTGGGTCAGCAGAGTACGCGATCGTTATTGCTGCTGGTACTGGGTCCGCAATTGGTCTACCTCATTCTCGGTACGATGTTCATATTGATTGGGGCGACAGGACTTTTGCTGCACCGGGATTCGGATCCAGTGATGCCTGGCTTAATAGTGAATTCGAGTCAACACACGAATCCGCTCGTCagaaaccgcgacgcttccaAGTCGCCGGCAGATATTTATAAACGGCAAAAATCATTGGTCACGAGGATCGGCGTTTTTGCCTGTTTTTACACGTTCGTTATGATCTGCCTGACGGGAACACTTTTGTACGAATGGTGGGGTCGCGATTCCTGGCTAAGAGCACCGGAACCCTCCTCCGGGCCGAAAGTCCCCTCGCGGCCGCTGCTACCATTTTTCATCTTCAGACTGATAGTTTCTCTGGGCGGAGGAGCTGTCGCTGCGGCCTGGATCTGGTGGCCAAAATTTTCGGATGTATGCAAAAAATTAACTACTTGCAACCAACCGCCTTACAAATGCCATCCGCACGCGGCGACACTTCCGGTTCTTCATTGCTACAGCAGCCCTGGCTCGACCAGCCCGACTAATCATCATCGTCAGCAGCTCCATCATCTGAGCCATTTCACCAACCAGCCTCAACAAACCTCGCCCGGATCCCATATCTCCCATCAACATCCGAGCGTGAAAAATTCCCAAATTACTCTTCCACAGGTTTCTCCGccgcctcctcctcctcctcctcttgcTCGCTCCCTTTCTGGACGGACTACTCCGCGGAAAAAACATAGCAGAAAGTACAGAAAGCAGTATCACAGTGGCAGCGAGACTCAGGTCTGA
- the LOC122412805 gene encoding recQ-mediated genome instability protein 1-like isoform X2, with protein sequence MNNDNLIREVEKRFNAKCYRTNNTWFRDCVEYYLSEHHNATVAEVLEFVIAQWQLSDFREISTEKPCLPANLANEKSTTLQGRFVLQMEKVYDISESKYKQIQKIRSISDDNIKVTEAEHTQANWEPKKKRMLYFLLTDGSQDVVAIEYKPIRFLNDSLLPGYKLLIKGPVACRRGVIMLDETNVDEIGGEVADLLVPNAPENILARALNLPENPDPYKDHEEATTRAVEHTALLNDDFDIDIDDIAIIEADECRVENHALPPADPQQNKHGPGSMRFEKPPVLQSAPVSRTESDLLFDEIDDVIFDEDANFSLDPIPQKYGSSVTASSSNFSTKQSKEVDSDLTAKPKKIEATSRNELVPTTNKNLAQVKPSSTIDTKTDDCPTKRLSGLKINIENQSISTSSTGQFDSIDTLPMKPTETTANKRTSSVLSPPMVDTPAEKMRCPQTTKNSGNNKKITDWITQGVESSTQSQSTANNTANSIASVLATKVMDNDVVHKIIKGKVTKRGSLSKNGLFWQWNATITDSTGSIDTTFSSEVLESMLGFSVEEFSKKRKLRKTDPNIEAYLRQRFRSAEQQLLQLDDFMEIELKPNQKPKVIKIRGPND encoded by the exons ATGAATAATGATAATCTTATTCGAGAAGTTGAGAAAAGATTTAATGCAAAATGTTACCGAACAAACAACACATGGTTCAGAGATTGTGTCGAATATTATCTGAGCGAGCATCACAat GCAACGGTCGCAGAAGTCCTGGAATTCGTGATAGCGCAATGGCAATTGAGTGATTTTCGTGAAATTAGTACCGAAAAACCATGTTTGCCTGCAAATTTGGCAAACGAAAAATCTACAACCCTGCAAGGCCGTTTCGTCCTTCAG aTGGAGAAAGTATATGACATATCCGAGTCAAAGTATAAGCAGATTCAAAAAATTCGCTCTATATCGGATGACAATATCAAAGTAACAGAGGCTGAACACACACAAGCTAATTGGGAgccaaagaaaaaaaggatgtTATATTTTCTTCTAACAGATGGATCTCAAGATGTGGTTGCTATTGAATACAAGCCGATTAGATTTCTTAAC GACAGTCTGTTGCCTGGCTACAAGTTATTAATCAAAGGTCCTGTCGCCTGTAGACGGGGAGTAATTATGCTAGATGAAACAAATGTGGATGAAATTGGTGGAGAGGTAGCCGACCTGCTAGTACCCAATGctcctgaaaatattttagctAGAGCTCT GAATTTGCCAGAGAATCCAGATCCTTATAAAGATCATGAAGAAGCGACCACTCGTGCAGTGGAACACACTGCATTATTGAATGATGATTTTGACATTGATATCGACGATATAGCAATAATAGAGGCTGACGAATGTAGGGTTGAAAATCATGCTCTACCTCCGGCAGACCCCCAACAAAATAAACATGGGCCTGGTTCAATGAGATTTGAGAAACCTCCTGTGCTGCAATCCGCTCCAGTTTCTAGAACCGAATCGGATCTTTTGTTCGATGAAATCGACGATGTTATTTTCGACGAGGATGCAAACTTCAGTTTGGATCCAATCCCACAGAAGTATGGCAGTAGCGTTACAGCATCGAGTTCGAATTTTTCGACCAAACAATCTAAAGAAGTGGACTCCGATCTCACTGCAAAACCTAAGAAAATCGAGGCCACTTCCAGAAATGAACTTGTGCCAACGacgaataaaaacttggcacAAGTCAAACCAAGTTCGACGATCGACACGAAAACGGACGACTGCCCAACGAAAAGACTCTCCGGATTGAAAATCAATATCGAAAATCAAAGTATTTCAACGTCCTCGACTGGACAATTTGATTCGATCGATACTTTGCCAATGAAACCTACTGAAACAACAGCGAACAAAAGAACTTCTTCTGTTTTATCCCCTCCCATGGTAGATACACCTGCAGAAAAAATGCGCTGTCCCCAAACCACCAAAAATTCGgggaacaataaaaaaattacagattgGATAACGCAAGGCGTAGAATCATCAACTCAATCACAATCCACAGCTAACAACACGGCTAATTCCATAGCCAGTGTACTGGCCACAAAGGTTATGGATAATGATGTCGTCCACAAAATTATTAAGGGCAAAGTTACAAAACGCGGTAGTCTCTCAAAAAATGGCCTATTCTGGCAATGGAATGCAACGATAACGGACAGTACCGGAAGTATAGATACTACTTTTTCATCGGAG GTTCTTGAATCCATGCTGGGCTTTAGCGTcgaggaattttcgaaaaagagGAAATTAAGAAAAACGGATCCCAATATAGAGGCCTATTTACGACAG CGTTTTCGCAGCGCGGAACAACAATTATTGCAACTCGACGATTTCATGGAGATCGAATTGAAGCCTAACCAGaaaccaaaagttattaaaatAAGAGGTCCCAACGATTAA
- the LOC122412805 gene encoding recQ-mediated genome instability protein 1-like isoform X1: MNNDNLIREVEKRFNAKCYRTNNTWFRDCVEYYLSEHHNATVAEVLEFVIAQWQLSDFREISTEKPCLPANLANEKSTTLQGRFVLQMEKVYDISESKYKQIQKIRSISDDNIKVTEAEHTQANWEPKKKRMLYFLLTDGSQDVVAIEYKPIRFLNQDSLLPGYKLLIKGPVACRRGVIMLDETNVDEIGGEVADLLVPNAPENILARALNLPENPDPYKDHEEATTRAVEHTALLNDDFDIDIDDIAIIEADECRVENHALPPADPQQNKHGPGSMRFEKPPVLQSAPVSRTESDLLFDEIDDVIFDEDANFSLDPIPQKYGSSVTASSSNFSTKQSKEVDSDLTAKPKKIEATSRNELVPTTNKNLAQVKPSSTIDTKTDDCPTKRLSGLKINIENQSISTSSTGQFDSIDTLPMKPTETTANKRTSSVLSPPMVDTPAEKMRCPQTTKNSGNNKKITDWITQGVESSTQSQSTANNTANSIASVLATKVMDNDVVHKIIKGKVTKRGSLSKNGLFWQWNATITDSTGSIDTTFSSEVLESMLGFSVEEFSKKRKLRKTDPNIEAYLRQRFRSAEQQLLQLDDFMEIELKPNQKPKVIKIRGPND; encoded by the exons ATGAATAATGATAATCTTATTCGAGAAGTTGAGAAAAGATTTAATGCAAAATGTTACCGAACAAACAACACATGGTTCAGAGATTGTGTCGAATATTATCTGAGCGAGCATCACAat GCAACGGTCGCAGAAGTCCTGGAATTCGTGATAGCGCAATGGCAATTGAGTGATTTTCGTGAAATTAGTACCGAAAAACCATGTTTGCCTGCAAATTTGGCAAACGAAAAATCTACAACCCTGCAAGGCCGTTTCGTCCTTCAG aTGGAGAAAGTATATGACATATCCGAGTCAAAGTATAAGCAGATTCAAAAAATTCGCTCTATATCGGATGACAATATCAAAGTAACAGAGGCTGAACACACACAAGCTAATTGGGAgccaaagaaaaaaaggatgtTATATTTTCTTCTAACAGATGGATCTCAAGATGTGGTTGCTATTGAATACAAGCCGATTAGATTTCTTAAC CAGGACAGTCTGTTGCCTGGCTACAAGTTATTAATCAAAGGTCCTGTCGCCTGTAGACGGGGAGTAATTATGCTAGATGAAACAAATGTGGATGAAATTGGTGGAGAGGTAGCCGACCTGCTAGTACCCAATGctcctgaaaatattttagctAGAGCTCT GAATTTGCCAGAGAATCCAGATCCTTATAAAGATCATGAAGAAGCGACCACTCGTGCAGTGGAACACACTGCATTATTGAATGATGATTTTGACATTGATATCGACGATATAGCAATAATAGAGGCTGACGAATGTAGGGTTGAAAATCATGCTCTACCTCCGGCAGACCCCCAACAAAATAAACATGGGCCTGGTTCAATGAGATTTGAGAAACCTCCTGTGCTGCAATCCGCTCCAGTTTCTAGAACCGAATCGGATCTTTTGTTCGATGAAATCGACGATGTTATTTTCGACGAGGATGCAAACTTCAGTTTGGATCCAATCCCACAGAAGTATGGCAGTAGCGTTACAGCATCGAGTTCGAATTTTTCGACCAAACAATCTAAAGAAGTGGACTCCGATCTCACTGCAAAACCTAAGAAAATCGAGGCCACTTCCAGAAATGAACTTGTGCCAACGacgaataaaaacttggcacAAGTCAAACCAAGTTCGACGATCGACACGAAAACGGACGACTGCCCAACGAAAAGACTCTCCGGATTGAAAATCAATATCGAAAATCAAAGTATTTCAACGTCCTCGACTGGACAATTTGATTCGATCGATACTTTGCCAATGAAACCTACTGAAACAACAGCGAACAAAAGAACTTCTTCTGTTTTATCCCCTCCCATGGTAGATACACCTGCAGAAAAAATGCGCTGTCCCCAAACCACCAAAAATTCGgggaacaataaaaaaattacagattgGATAACGCAAGGCGTAGAATCATCAACTCAATCACAATCCACAGCTAACAACACGGCTAATTCCATAGCCAGTGTACTGGCCACAAAGGTTATGGATAATGATGTCGTCCACAAAATTATTAAGGGCAAAGTTACAAAACGCGGTAGTCTCTCAAAAAATGGCCTATTCTGGCAATGGAATGCAACGATAACGGACAGTACCGGAAGTATAGATACTACTTTTTCATCGGAG GTTCTTGAATCCATGCTGGGCTTTAGCGTcgaggaattttcgaaaaagagGAAATTAAGAAAAACGGATCCCAATATAGAGGCCTATTTACGACAG CGTTTTCGCAGCGCGGAACAACAATTATTGCAACTCGACGATTTCATGGAGATCGAATTGAAGCCTAACCAGaaaccaaaagttattaaaatAAGAGGTCCCAACGATTAA
- the Grip75 gene encoding gamma-tubulin complex component 4 isoform X2, which produces MLHEILLSLWGCSTSLERIVENESTDFDKYLHPGEKILVKKILQIVSEFNNIATFIKKYTCLSKDDGNDDSKASTRESESLARTGLYLRALCDGMDYSLATFREEIVELENIVLKDAYTPLTLILCRIEKYLSLFSVLNSIIREIECFHLHGCMLLECLHRYKHSGIPEIKTAIEKINHCVQAVFYKHLTSWLLYGHLEDVYKEFFIQETRINDSDNTSGDNSGVYTKAASKIKSKNDMWDFRVQIDAVPSYISPSLASKILTIGQTVIMFGNDPRSVKNDVAVKSNMKNPIWGEREYEYFQKLQSLQAKATFDTIDLERTVDELKSCVTELLWRVAVEEAQLFQQLRSIKDFYLLGRGDLYLEFIKLTSHILNKAPTSHTSRDVNLAFQMAMRKTNLNEEAAADSFLFSVPVNEKQTTQDGHVEQSGSDTITSGSKNSQNEHKDPIEQRGWGLIILNYKIVWPLQLLFSPGAFNDYNILFRFLLRVKKTQIDLSRLWTDQMRLKNVEIGVTQLRNNLIFIIDNLQYYLQVDVLESQYTIMENSIKNTRNFEHVQKAHSIFLANVMSQTFLSGGKTDRKNSVNKLIALVLRLCDDFILQASIWEITSLLASEKEELKTLTDTLDGLMDWLIKTLNTVRAQPSGEHLAQLLLRLDFNRWFSTKV; this is translated from the exons ATGCTGCACGAAATACTCTTGTCTCTGTGGGGTTGTTCTACGAGTCTAGAGCGTATAGTTGAAAACGAG TCGacagattttgataaatatttgcACCCTGGTGAAAAGATACTTGTGAAAAAGATTCTCCAAATTGTAAGCGAGTTCAACAATATTGCTACTTTCATTAAAAAGTACACCTGTTTGAGCAAGGATGATGGGAACGATGATTCCAAGGCGAGTACTCGCGAGAGTG AATCTCTTGCTCGTACTGGATTATATCTGAGAGCATTGTGTGATGGCATGGATTACTCGTTGGCAACATTTCGCGAGGAAATAGTAGAATTGGAAAACATTGTACTCAAAGATGCTTACACTCCACTGACCTTGATACTTTGTAGGATTGAGAAATATCTGTCACTATTTTCTGTCCTAAATTCCATTATTCGAGAA ATTGAATGTTTCCATTTGCACGGCTGTATGCTTCTCGAATGTCTTCATCGGTACAAACATTCTGGTATACCGGAGATCAAAACTGCCATTGAAAA GATAAATCATTGCGTTCAGGCTGTATTTTACAAGCATTTGACAAGTTGGCTGTTGTATGGCCACCTGGAGGATGTCtacaaagaatttttcattcaagaaaCAAGAATCAATGATTCTGACAACACGAGTGGAGATAATTCTGGCGTTTATACAAAAGCAGCTAGTAAAATAAAGAGCAAAAATGACATGTGGGATTTTCGTGTGCAAATTGATGCGGTACCGTCGTACATCTCACCCTCGTTGGCCTCTAAAATCTTGACGATAGGACAGACCGTTATAATGTTTGGCAACGATCCACGAAGCGTGAAAAACG ATGTCGCGGTGAAAAGCAACATGAAAAATCCCATATGGGGAGAACGGGAGtacgaatattttcaaaaactacAAAGTCTTCAAGCGAAAGCGACTTTCGATACGATCGATCTGGAGAGAACAGTCGATGAGCTTAAGAGCTGCGTTACCGAGCTTCTGTGGCGAGTCGCGGTCGAGGAAGCTCAACTTTTCCAGCAACTCCGGTCGATCAAGGATTTTTATCTTCTTGGAAGGGGCGATCTCTATTTGGAGTTTATAAAGCTGACCAGTCATATTCTAAACAAAGCACCGACCAGTCACACCTCGCGCGACGTTAATCTTGCCTTCCAAATGGCTATgagaaagacgaatttgaacgAGGAGGCCGCTGCAGACTCTTTTCTGTTTTCAGTACCGGTTAATGAGAAACAGACTACTCAAGACGGTCACGTTGAACAGAGCGGCAGCGATACCATCACTtcaggctcgaaaaattcacaaaacgAACACAAAGACCCGATTG AACAACGGGGCTGGGGTCTGATTATCCTCAATTACAAGATCGTTTGGCCACTGCAATTGCTTTTCAGCCCAGGGGCATTCAACGACTACAACATtctatttcgttttttgttacGAGTAAAAAAGACGCAAATTGATCTATCGCGACTCTGGACTGATCAGATgcgattaaaaaacgt GGAAATTGGCGTCACTCAATTGCGAAATAATCTCATATTTATCATCGATAACCTACAGTATTATTTGCAAGTCGATGTTCTGGAGAGCCAATATACGATTATGGAAAACAGCATTAAAAATACCCGGAACTTTGAGCACGTTCAAAAGGCTCACTCtatttttttggcgaatgtTATGTCACAAACTTTTTTGTCCGGAGGCAAAAcggatcgaaaaaattcg GTCAACAAACTGATCGCTCTGGTGCTTCGGCTGTGCGATGACTTTATTCTTCAAGCTTCTATTTGGGAAATAACGAGTCTTTTGGCGAGCGAGAAGGAAGAATTGAAAACTTTGACTGACACTCTCGACGGTTTGATGGATTGGTTGATCAAAACCCTCAATACTGTCAGGGCTCAACCGAGCGGAGAACATTTGGCCCAGTTGTTACTGCGTCTTGATTTCAATCGATGGTTTAGCACCAAagtttaa
- the Grip75 gene encoding gamma-tubulin complex component 4 isoform X1, with protein MLHEILLSLWGCSTSLERIVENESTDFDKYLHPGEKILVKKILQIVSEFNNIATFIKKYTCLSKDDGNDDSKASTRESEESLARTGLYLRALCDGMDYSLATFREEIVELENIVLKDAYTPLTLILCRIEKYLSLFSVLNSIIREIECFHLHGCMLLECLHRYKHSGIPEIKTAIEKINHCVQAVFYKHLTSWLLYGHLEDVYKEFFIQETRINDSDNTSGDNSGVYTKAASKIKSKNDMWDFRVQIDAVPSYISPSLASKILTIGQTVIMFGNDPRSVKNDVAVKSNMKNPIWGEREYEYFQKLQSLQAKATFDTIDLERTVDELKSCVTELLWRVAVEEAQLFQQLRSIKDFYLLGRGDLYLEFIKLTSHILNKAPTSHTSRDVNLAFQMAMRKTNLNEEAAADSFLFSVPVNEKQTTQDGHVEQSGSDTITSGSKNSQNEHKDPIEQRGWGLIILNYKIVWPLQLLFSPGAFNDYNILFRFLLRVKKTQIDLSRLWTDQMRLKNVEIGVTQLRNNLIFIIDNLQYYLQVDVLESQYTIMENSIKNTRNFEHVQKAHSIFLANVMSQTFLSGGKTDRKNSVNKLIALVLRLCDDFILQASIWEITSLLASEKEELKTLTDTLDGLMDWLIKTLNTVRAQPSGEHLAQLLLRLDFNRWFSTKV; from the exons ATGCTGCACGAAATACTCTTGTCTCTGTGGGGTTGTTCTACGAGTCTAGAGCGTATAGTTGAAAACGAG TCGacagattttgataaatatttgcACCCTGGTGAAAAGATACTTGTGAAAAAGATTCTCCAAATTGTAAGCGAGTTCAACAATATTGCTACTTTCATTAAAAAGTACACCTGTTTGAGCAAGGATGATGGGAACGATGATTCCAAGGCGAGTACTCGCGAGAGTG AAGAATCTCTTGCTCGTACTGGATTATATCTGAGAGCATTGTGTGATGGCATGGATTACTCGTTGGCAACATTTCGCGAGGAAATAGTAGAATTGGAAAACATTGTACTCAAAGATGCTTACACTCCACTGACCTTGATACTTTGTAGGATTGAGAAATATCTGTCACTATTTTCTGTCCTAAATTCCATTATTCGAGAA ATTGAATGTTTCCATTTGCACGGCTGTATGCTTCTCGAATGTCTTCATCGGTACAAACATTCTGGTATACCGGAGATCAAAACTGCCATTGAAAA GATAAATCATTGCGTTCAGGCTGTATTTTACAAGCATTTGACAAGTTGGCTGTTGTATGGCCACCTGGAGGATGTCtacaaagaatttttcattcaagaaaCAAGAATCAATGATTCTGACAACACGAGTGGAGATAATTCTGGCGTTTATACAAAAGCAGCTAGTAAAATAAAGAGCAAAAATGACATGTGGGATTTTCGTGTGCAAATTGATGCGGTACCGTCGTACATCTCACCCTCGTTGGCCTCTAAAATCTTGACGATAGGACAGACCGTTATAATGTTTGGCAACGATCCACGAAGCGTGAAAAACG ATGTCGCGGTGAAAAGCAACATGAAAAATCCCATATGGGGAGAACGGGAGtacgaatattttcaaaaactacAAAGTCTTCAAGCGAAAGCGACTTTCGATACGATCGATCTGGAGAGAACAGTCGATGAGCTTAAGAGCTGCGTTACCGAGCTTCTGTGGCGAGTCGCGGTCGAGGAAGCTCAACTTTTCCAGCAACTCCGGTCGATCAAGGATTTTTATCTTCTTGGAAGGGGCGATCTCTATTTGGAGTTTATAAAGCTGACCAGTCATATTCTAAACAAAGCACCGACCAGTCACACCTCGCGCGACGTTAATCTTGCCTTCCAAATGGCTATgagaaagacgaatttgaacgAGGAGGCCGCTGCAGACTCTTTTCTGTTTTCAGTACCGGTTAATGAGAAACAGACTACTCAAGACGGTCACGTTGAACAGAGCGGCAGCGATACCATCACTtcaggctcgaaaaattcacaaaacgAACACAAAGACCCGATTG AACAACGGGGCTGGGGTCTGATTATCCTCAATTACAAGATCGTTTGGCCACTGCAATTGCTTTTCAGCCCAGGGGCATTCAACGACTACAACATtctatttcgttttttgttacGAGTAAAAAAGACGCAAATTGATCTATCGCGACTCTGGACTGATCAGATgcgattaaaaaacgt GGAAATTGGCGTCACTCAATTGCGAAATAATCTCATATTTATCATCGATAACCTACAGTATTATTTGCAAGTCGATGTTCTGGAGAGCCAATATACGATTATGGAAAACAGCATTAAAAATACCCGGAACTTTGAGCACGTTCAAAAGGCTCACTCtatttttttggcgaatgtTATGTCACAAACTTTTTTGTCCGGAGGCAAAAcggatcgaaaaaattcg GTCAACAAACTGATCGCTCTGGTGCTTCGGCTGTGCGATGACTTTATTCTTCAAGCTTCTATTTGGGAAATAACGAGTCTTTTGGCGAGCGAGAAGGAAGAATTGAAAACTTTGACTGACACTCTCGACGGTTTGATGGATTGGTTGATCAAAACCCTCAATACTGTCAGGGCTCAACCGAGCGGAGAACATTTGGCCCAGTTGTTACTGCGTCTTGATTTCAATCGATGGTTTAGCACCAAagtttaa